A section of the Paenibacillus aurantius genome encodes:
- a CDS encoding acyl-CoA thioesterase — MAAPWHKLELRVRYQETDQMGVVYHANYLNWFEIGRTEMIRALGMTYKDLEERGLLLPVLEAELKFRKPARYDDRITVYTRVTAHSPIRIQFDCEIRRIEEKEDRGARSLDEETVEPAGELLVEGNTKHVWLNRDWKPVRIDREVPGLYRLLQQRMLLEEE, encoded by the coding sequence ATGGCTGCACCCTGGCACAAGCTTGAACTTCGCGTCCGCTATCAGGAAACCGATCAGATGGGAGTCGTGTATCACGCCAATTATTTGAATTGGTTCGAAATCGGACGCACGGAAATGATCCGGGCCCTCGGGATGACTTATAAGGACCTTGAGGAGCGGGGGCTTCTGCTTCCGGTTCTGGAGGCGGAGCTCAAATTCCGGAAGCCGGCCCGCTACGACGACCGGATCACGGTCTATACCCGGGTGACCGCGCATTCCCCCATCCGGATCCAGTTTGATTGCGAGATCCGGCGGATCGAAGAGAAAGAGGACCGGGGAGCCCGTTCCTTGGACGAGGAGACGGTGGAGCCGGCCGGGGAGCTGCTTGTGGAAGGAAACACCAAGCACGTTTGGCTGAACCGGGACTGGAAGCCCGTCCGGATCGACCGGGAAGTCCCCGGCTTGTACCGGCTGCTGCAGCAGCGGATGCTCCTGGAGGAGGAATA
- the pyk gene encoding pyruvate kinase, whose protein sequence is MRKTKIVCTIGPASEHPDMLKKLITAGMNVARLNFSHGDFDEHGGRITNIRKVGQELGRNVAILLDTKGPEIRTGKLKEEPLELVQDETLVLTTEEILGDKNRISVTYAELPQDVHIGSTILIDDGLIGLTVEDVQGTEITCRIVNGGPIKSKKGVNVPGVKISLPGITEKDANDILFGIEQGVDFIAASFVRKASDVLEIRDLLEKNDASHIQIISKIENQEGVDNLDEILQVSDGLMVARGDLGVEIPAEEVPLVQKKIIQKCNVAGKPVITATQMLDSMQRNPRPTRAEANDVANAIFDGTDAVMLSGESAAGKYPVESVTTMARIAERAESALEHREIFIKQSQQQQVTVTEAISQAVANSALDLHAQAIITSTESGYTARMVSKYRPAAPIIAFTTNEGVMRRLALVWGVIPIMGEKAKTTDEMIEMAVDNSIKQGLIRLGDLVVITAGVPVGRSGSTNLIKVHLVGEMVAKGQGIGSQSITGKICVARTPEEALKHVSEGCILVTAATDKEFMPALEKAAGIITETGGITSHAAIVGLNLGIPVIVGVKDAMTLLEDGMEVSLYAEVGVVYSGKAKVL, encoded by the coding sequence ATGCGCAAAACAAAGATTGTATGTACCATCGGACCGGCCAGCGAACATCCGGATATGCTGAAGAAGCTCATCACGGCCGGGATGAACGTGGCCCGTCTGAATTTTTCCCACGGAGATTTTGACGAACATGGAGGACGGATCACCAACATCCGCAAGGTAGGCCAGGAGCTCGGCAGGAATGTCGCGATCCTTCTCGATACCAAAGGACCCGAAATCCGCACCGGCAAATTAAAGGAAGAGCCGCTTGAGCTCGTGCAGGACGAGACCCTCGTGCTTACCACCGAGGAGATTCTTGGGGACAAGAACCGCATTTCCGTAACGTACGCGGAGCTTCCGCAGGACGTTCATATCGGCTCGACCATCCTGATCGACGACGGCCTCATCGGCTTGACGGTTGAGGATGTGCAGGGAACGGAAATCACTTGCCGCATCGTAAACGGCGGTCCGATCAAGAGCAAGAAAGGCGTCAACGTACCGGGCGTCAAGATTTCCCTGCCCGGCATTACCGAGAAGGATGCGAACGATATCCTGTTCGGAATCGAGCAAGGCGTTGACTTCATCGCCGCTTCTTTCGTACGCAAAGCAAGTGACGTGCTCGAAATCCGCGATCTGTTGGAGAAGAACGACGCTTCCCACATTCAGATCATTTCCAAGATCGAGAACCAGGAAGGCGTGGACAACCTCGACGAGATCCTTCAGGTGTCGGACGGTCTAATGGTAGCCCGCGGAGACCTCGGCGTAGAGATTCCGGCGGAAGAAGTGCCGCTCGTTCAGAAGAAGATCATCCAGAAGTGCAACGTAGCAGGCAAGCCGGTTATCACGGCGACCCAGATGCTCGATTCCATGCAGCGCAACCCGCGGCCGACCCGCGCGGAAGCAAACGACGTGGCGAACGCAATCTTTGATGGAACGGACGCCGTTATGCTGTCCGGGGAATCGGCTGCCGGGAAGTATCCGGTGGAGTCCGTTACGACCATGGCCCGGATCGCCGAGCGTGCCGAATCCGCTCTGGAGCACCGCGAAATCTTCATCAAGCAGAGCCAGCAGCAGCAGGTGACGGTGACCGAAGCCATTTCCCAGGCTGTCGCTAACTCGGCTCTTGACCTTCATGCCCAGGCGATCATTACTTCGACGGAAAGCGGCTATACGGCGCGCATGGTGTCCAAATACCGCCCGGCCGCCCCGATTATCGCGTTCACAACGAACGAGGGAGTTATGCGCCGGCTGGCCTTGGTGTGGGGCGTTATCCCGATTATGGGAGAGAAGGCCAAGACGACGGATGAAATGATCGAGATGGCGGTGGACAACAGCATCAAGCAGGGGCTGATCCGGCTTGGCGATCTCGTGGTCATTACAGCCGGCGTACCGGTGGGCCGTTCCGGCTCCACGAACCTGATCAAGGTTCACCTTGTCGGGGAAATGGTCGCGAAGGGCCAAGGCATTGGAAGCCAAAGCATCACCGGCAAAATCTGTGTGGCCCGCACGCCGGAAGAAGCCCTCAAGCATGTATCCGAGGGCTGCATTCTCGTAACGGCGGCGACGGACAAGGAATTCATGCCGGCTCTGGAGAAGGCGGCCGGCATCATTACCGAAACCGGCGGGATTACGTCCCATGCGGCCATTGTTGGCCTTAACCTGGGCATCCCGGTTATCGTGGGGGTAAAGGACGCCATGACGCTGCTGGAGGACGGGATGGAAGTATCCCTCTATGCCGAGGTCGGCGTGGTTTACTCCGGCAAAGCCAAAGTCCTGTAA